ACTTATGCCGGCGCGGAGCGGGTGCTGGTCGCGGTCAGCGAGCTCGCCGGCAGCGACACGCTTGTCCGCGCGGCGAAGCGGCTGGCGGATGCGCTGCATGCCGACTGGACCGCGGTGTTCATCGAAACGCCACGCGCGGAAAGTTTCGGTGACGACGACCGCCGTCGGATTGCAGATGCTCTGGCACTCGCAGCCAGTCTCGGCGCGTCGATCGCGACCTTGCCGGCGGAAAGCGTCATCGCCGGGCTGACCGCGCAGATCATCGCGATGCGGGCGACACAGCTCGTCATCGGCAAATCGCGGCGCAGTTGGTGGTTCGAACTGCGCCATCGCTCGGTCGTGGCGGCGATGCTGGAGAGCGGCGGCGGCCTAGCGGTCCACGTCATTCCCGCGGGGGACACGACGCCGAGACGCCCTACGCGCCGTAAGCCACCCAAGCCTGCGCCCTACTCGATTGGTCTGGCGATGGTAGCCGCTGCGACCGGGGTTGCGTGGGCGATCGAGCCCTATCTCGGCACGGGTGCGCTCGACCTCGTCTATCTGGTGCCCGTGTTGATCGCCGCGAGTCGGCTCGGTCTGCGTCCCGGCCTCTTCACCGGCCTCGCCGCTGCACTCGCCTATAATTTCTTCTTCCTGCCGCCGATCCACACCTTCACGGTCGCCGATCCGCGCAGCGTCGTGACGTTGCTGGTTCTGCTCGGGGTCGGTGCCTTCACCAGCCATCTCGCCGGGGGCCTGCGCTCGCGCGCGGCGATCGGTGTGCGGGGCGCGCGCGAGAATGCCGCGGTGGCCGCTTTCGGACAAGCGCTGGCGCGGGTCGGGGATGCGGAGGCGACGGCGCAGATCACCTGCGATCACGTCGCCCGGTTGCTCGCCGTAGATACCGTGCTGCTCGCTCACCGCGACGGTCGGCTGGAACCGGTCGCTGGCACGCCCGCCGATCCGACGATCGGTCCGGTCGATCAGGCTGCCGCCGAATGGACCGCGGCGCGCGGCGAGCCCGCCGGCAGCGGAACGGCGACGCTGAATGCGGCGGACTGGCAGTTCCATCCGCTGCAGACCGCGATGGGCGTGCTGGCGGTGCTCGGCATCGCCCGCCACGACGGCCGCGACCCGCTGCCGCCCGACCGCGCGCTGTTGCTGACGACGTTAACCGGGCAAGCGGCGCTGGCGCAGGAGCGATTGCGGCTTGAGGTCAATGCCAAGGCGCTGTCGGTGCTGCAGGAACGCGATCGACTGCGCGCCGCCCTGCTGTCGTCGATCGGCCATGACCTGCGCACACCGCTGACCTCGGTCATCGCCGCGATCGATGCGATGGGGCCGGGGCCACACGTCGCCGCCGCCCGCGCTGAGGTCCAGCGACTGAAGCGCTTTCTGGACAACCTCCTCCAGATGGTCCGCATCGACACCGCCGCGCTGACGCCCGAGATGGAAGCGACCGACTTGACCGACGCGGTCGCCGCCGCTGTCCGCGACCTGCGCGACACGCTCAAGCACAATCGCATCGACTTCGACGTACCGGCGACTCTGCCGCTGGTCCGCGCCGACCCGCGGCTGCTGCACCACATCCTCATCAACCTGCTCGCCAACGCTGCGCAGCATGGCGGCGCCGGCACCCCTATCCGCCTGATCGGCCGCCGCGAACGCGATGCCGTGACGCTGGCCATCGCGGACGCTGGGCCGGGTCTGGGAGACAAGGCCGGCGACATCTTCAAAAGCTTCGTCCGCGGTACCGGCACCGACCGCAGCGGCGGCAGCGGCCTGGGCCTCGCGATCGTCAAGGGCTTCGCCGACGCAATGAAGGTGGAGGTCATGGCGCTCACGTCCCCAGAGGGAGGGGCGCAACTCACCTTGCGTTTTAGCGATTTGGCATAACCTCCTCGAGTGCGAGCATGCCTGAATAAGATGGCCGGACCGGCCTTTGGAATCGAAACAGATGAACGAGCGGCTGCTTTCCGGAATTAAGTTATAACGCACGAACGTCCACAATTGGGTCAAGTTAACCCGGCCAACCCCAGCCCTACGCTTTGCCCTGCAAGTCATTGTCTGTGCGGGGATGCCGAGGCAGACACCAGTCAGCCATACGATTCGTAAGCCAATAACGGCATCGCAAAACCGCGCAGCTTCTCCTAAGTCGCGCCATTCGGCGTCACCAGAACCGCAAATAAATGTGGGGAAAAATAGTGGGCTGAATATCGCCCGGGTCGCCAAAAACGGCAAAACACTGCCGATTTCCGCTTGACCATGGTGACCCCTACGGGAATCGAACCCGTGTTTCAGCCGTGAAAGGGCCGCGTCCTAACCGCTAGACGAAGGGGCCACGTCGCCGTGGGCTGCGCTCCGTTAGGCAAGGACGCGGCGGGGGTCAACTGTGTTTCTTGGCTTTTCGTGTCGTGTCTTTGTCAATCTGCCCACGCGGCATCGTCGATGTGG
The nucleotide sequence above comes from Roseomonas aeriglobus. Encoded proteins:
- a CDS encoding sensor histidine kinase KdpD — protein: MTEAAAPSPDALLAAARQDGRGRLKIFLGAAPGVGKTFEMLREGAERLRDGTDVVVAVVETHGRAETAALVDPFEIVSKRALDYRGHRLEEMDLDAVLARAPSLALVDEYAHTNVEGSRHPKRWQDVAELLDAGIDVYTTLNVQHLESLNDVVASFTRVRVRETVPDSAFEGAEVEVVDLPPDELIARLRDGKVYVPEEASRALGHFFSKPNLSALREMALRRAAQSVDRAMREHLDAHAVAGTYAGAERVLVAVSELAGSDTLVRAAKRLADALHADWTAVFIETPRAESFGDDDRRRIADALALAASLGASIATLPAESVIAGLTAQIIAMRATQLVIGKSRRSWWFELRHRSVVAAMLESGGGLAVHVIPAGDTTPRRPTRRKPPKPAPYSIGLAMVAAATGVAWAIEPYLGTGALDLVYLVPVLIAASRLGLRPGLFTGLAAALAYNFFFLPPIHTFTVADPRSVVTLLVLLGVGAFTSHLAGGLRSRAAIGVRGARENAAVAAFGQALARVGDAEATAQITCDHVARLLAVDTVLLAHRDGRLEPVAGTPADPTIGPVDQAAAEWTAARGEPAGSGTATLNAADWQFHPLQTAMGVLAVLGIARHDGRDPLPPDRALLLTTLTGQAALAQERLRLEVNAKALSVLQERDRLRAALLSSIGHDLRTPLTSVIAAIDAMGPGPHVAAARAEVQRLKRFLDNLLQMVRIDTAALTPEMEATDLTDAVAAAVRDLRDTLKHNRIDFDVPATLPLVRADPRLLHHILINLLANAAQHGGAGTPIRLIGRRERDAVTLAIADAGPGLGDKAGDIFKSFVRGTGTDRSGGSGLGLAIVKGFADAMKVEVMALTSPEGGAQLTLRFSDLA